One Sulfuricurvum sp. DNA window includes the following coding sequences:
- a CDS encoding DUF2780 domain-containing protein, producing the protein MRSFYVTSLLLLGSFTHANAFDFGSAMQTVAPIATAVAPSVDTKLATNPLISTLTTSLGVTPTQAIGGTAAILNDTKGNMKASDFKTLTKQVPQVNALLSAVPAGMLATGDVGSQFSLLGMDSSMISKFSPFILQYLQSGAKPSMDKILSATFAQ; encoded by the coding sequence ATGCGCTCTTTTTATGTCACTTCTTTACTACTACTTGGCTCTTTTACCCATGCCAATGCTTTTGATTTTGGTTCTGCCATGCAAACAGTTGCTCCGATTGCAACCGCTGTAGCCCCAAGTGTCGATACAAAACTTGCTACCAATCCATTGATCAGCACCCTTACCACCTCTTTGGGAGTCACTCCGACACAAGCAATCGGGGGAACAGCAGCGATTTTGAACGATACCAAAGGGAACATGAAAGCCTCTGATTTTAAAACACTCACCAAACAAGTCCCGCAAGTAAACGCTCTCCTCTCTGCCGTACCTGCGGGAATGCTCGCAACAGGAGATGTCGGATCACAATTTTCACTTCTGGGAATGGATTCTTCGATGATTTCCAAATTTTCTCCGTTCATACTCCAATACCTTCAAAGCGGTGCAAAACCGAGTATGGATAAAATACTTTCAGCGACATTCGCCCAGTAA